A section of the Centropristis striata isolate RG_2023a ecotype Rhode Island chromosome 7, C.striata_1.0, whole genome shotgun sequence genome encodes:
- the rtkna gene encoding rhotekin isoform X6, whose amino-acid sequence MFCRNQTARATVARGSALEMEIRRGKFRKSVFLETSQDSDIQKKIDHEIRMRDGACKLLAACSQKDQALEAAKSLQTCSTRIMAYMSELQRMKEAQVMQKVTRRSSDAGPMDDRLPCKGKVAISDLRIPLMWKDTEYFKNKGELHRCAVFCLLQLGGEIFDTDMVIVDRTLTDICFDNTIVFNEASPGFELRVELYSCCSEDDYSAGSTPRKLASKLSSSLGRSAGKKLRAAMEPGPCSPVSNGGASPLLLPVPSVPGPKYHLLAHTTLSLSHVQDSFRTHDLTISGNEECSYWLPLYGSMCCRLAAQPHCMTQQMMSGCLKVKQLGSDPQSWTKVYAVLKGTSLFCYHRQEDVEANVEPAFTIAINKETRIRASEKDPQSKVQNICISNQYGGEEVTHTLTTDSREDTHRWMEAFWQHFYDMSQWKQCCDDLMKIELPSPRKPAPVTPKQGSLYHEMAPLATPSSEGLLLQDNAVSAEIRALLSSYYNDSY is encoded by the exons GACAGTGAcatccagaaaaagattgatCATGAGATCCGAATGCGCGACGGGGCCTGCAAGCTGCTGGCCGCCTGCTCCCAGAAAGACCAGGCGTTGGAGGCGGCGAAGAGCCTGCAGACGTGCAGCACTCGCATCATGGCCTACATGTCGGAGCTGCAGAGGATGAAGGAGGCGCAGGTCATGCAGAAGGTCACGAGGAGGTCGTCGGACGCAGGGCCAATGGACGACAGGCTACCATGCAAAGGAAAAGTGGCCATATCAG ATCTTCGGATCCCTCTCATGTGGAAAGACACAGAGTACTTCAAGAACAAAGGAG AGCTTCACCGGTGTGCAGTGTTCTGCCTGCTGCAGCTGGGTGGAGAGATCTTCGACACAGACATGGTGATAGTGGACCGGACACTCACCGATATTTGCTTTGACAACACCATCGTATT TAATGAGGCGAGCCCAGGTTTTGAGCTGCGGGTGGAGCTGTATAGCTGCTGCTCGGAGGACGACTACTCAGCAGGGAGCACGCCAAGGAAACTAGCCAGTAAACTGAGCTCGTCACTGGGGCGATCAGCTGGGAAGAAGCTCCGGGCAGCCATGGAGCCCGGGCCCTGTAGTCCTGTAAGCAATGGAGGGGCATCTCCTCTTCTGCTGCCAGTTCCCTCAGTGCC GGGCCCCAAGTACCACCTCTTAGCTCATACCACCCTGTCACTGTCACACGTCCAGGACAGCTTTCGCACACATGACCTCACCATCTCAGGCAACG AAGAGTGTTCGTATTGGCTGCCACTCTATGGCAGTATGTGTTGCCGCCTCGCAGCTCAGCCTCACTGTATGACCCAACAGATGATGAGTGGATGTTTAAAGGTTAAG CAGTTGGGAAGTGACCCTCAGAGTTGGACAAAAGTGTACGCCGTTCTAAAAGGAACAAGCCTTTTCTGCTACCACCGGCAAGAAGATGTGGAGGCTAACGTTGAGCCAGCTTTCACCATTGCCATCAACAAG GAGACCAGAATACGTGCGTCAGAGAAAGACCCTCAAAGTAAAGTTCAGAATATCTGTATCAGTAACCAGTACGGCGGCGAGGAGGTCACGCACACACTGACAACAGACAGCCGTGAGGACACACACCGGTGGATGGAGGCCTTTTGGCAGCATTTCTATGACATGA GTCAATGGAAACAGTGCTGTGATGACTTAATGAAAATTGAACTGCCATCGCCAAGAAAACCAGCTCCTGTCACACCAAAACAGGGTTCACTCTATCACGAAATGG CCCCTCTTGCTACACCCTCCTCTGAGGGTCTTCTGCTGCAGGATAACGCTGTGTCTGCTGAGATTCGTGCTCTGCTCTCATCCTATTACAACGACAG TTATTGA
- the rtkna gene encoding rhotekin isoform X8 — MFCRNQTARATVARGSALEMEIRRGKFRKSVFLETSQDSDIQKKIDHEIRMRDGACKLLAACSQKDQALEAAKSLQTCSTRIMAYMSELQRMKEAQVMQKVTRRSSDAGPMDDRLPCKGKVAISDLRIPLMWKDTEYFKNKGELHRCAVFCLLQLGGEIFDTDMVIVDRTLTDICFDNTIVFNEASPGFELRVELYSCCSEDDYSAGSTPRKLASKLSSSLGRSAGKKLRAAMEPGPCSPVSNGGASPLLLPVPSVPGPKYHLLAHTTLSLSHVQDSFRTHDLTISGNEECSYWLPLYGSMCCRLAAQPHCMTQQMMSGCLKVKLGSDPQSWTKVYAVLKGTSLFCYHRQEDVEANVEPAFTIAINKETRIRASEKDPQSKVQNICISNQYGGEEVTHTLTTDSREDTHRWMEAFWQHFYDMSQWKQCCDDLMKIELPSPRKPAPVTPKQGSLYHEMAPLATPSSEGLLLQDNAVSAEIRALLSSYYNDSY, encoded by the exons GACAGTGAcatccagaaaaagattgatCATGAGATCCGAATGCGCGACGGGGCCTGCAAGCTGCTGGCCGCCTGCTCCCAGAAAGACCAGGCGTTGGAGGCGGCGAAGAGCCTGCAGACGTGCAGCACTCGCATCATGGCCTACATGTCGGAGCTGCAGAGGATGAAGGAGGCGCAGGTCATGCAGAAGGTCACGAGGAGGTCGTCGGACGCAGGGCCAATGGACGACAGGCTACCATGCAAAGGAAAAGTGGCCATATCAG ATCTTCGGATCCCTCTCATGTGGAAAGACACAGAGTACTTCAAGAACAAAGGAG AGCTTCACCGGTGTGCAGTGTTCTGCCTGCTGCAGCTGGGTGGAGAGATCTTCGACACAGACATGGTGATAGTGGACCGGACACTCACCGATATTTGCTTTGACAACACCATCGTATT TAATGAGGCGAGCCCAGGTTTTGAGCTGCGGGTGGAGCTGTATAGCTGCTGCTCGGAGGACGACTACTCAGCAGGGAGCACGCCAAGGAAACTAGCCAGTAAACTGAGCTCGTCACTGGGGCGATCAGCTGGGAAGAAGCTCCGGGCAGCCATGGAGCCCGGGCCCTGTAGTCCTGTAAGCAATGGAGGGGCATCTCCTCTTCTGCTGCCAGTTCCCTCAGTGCC GGGCCCCAAGTACCACCTCTTAGCTCATACCACCCTGTCACTGTCACACGTCCAGGACAGCTTTCGCACACATGACCTCACCATCTCAGGCAACG AAGAGTGTTCGTATTGGCTGCCACTCTATGGCAGTATGTGTTGCCGCCTCGCAGCTCAGCCTCACTGTATGACCCAACAGATGATGAGTGGATGTTTAAAGGTTAAG TTGGGAAGTGACCCTCAGAGTTGGACAAAAGTGTACGCCGTTCTAAAAGGAACAAGCCTTTTCTGCTACCACCGGCAAGAAGATGTGGAGGCTAACGTTGAGCCAGCTTTCACCATTGCCATCAACAAG GAGACCAGAATACGTGCGTCAGAGAAAGACCCTCAAAGTAAAGTTCAGAATATCTGTATCAGTAACCAGTACGGCGGCGAGGAGGTCACGCACACACTGACAACAGACAGCCGTGAGGACACACACCGGTGGATGGAGGCCTTTTGGCAGCATTTCTATGACATGA GTCAATGGAAACAGTGCTGTGATGACTTAATGAAAATTGAACTGCCATCGCCAAGAAAACCAGCTCCTGTCACACCAAAACAGGGTTCACTCTATCACGAAATGG CCCCTCTTGCTACACCCTCCTCTGAGGGTCTTCTGCTGCAGGATAACGCTGTGTCTGCTGAGATTCGTGCTCTGCTCTCATCCTATTACAACGACAG TTATTGA
- the rtkna gene encoding rhotekin isoform X7: MFCRNQTARATVARGSALEMEIRRGKFRKSVFLETSQDSDIQKKIDHEIRMRDGACKLLAACSQKDQALEAAKSLQTCSTRIMAYMSELQRMKEAQVMQKVTRRSSDAGPMDDRLPCKGKVAISDLRIPLMWKDTEYFKNKGELHRCAVFCLLQLGGEIFDTDMVIVDRTLTDICFDNTIVFNEASPGFELRVELYSCCSEDDYSAGSTPRKLASKLSSSLGRSAGKKLRAAMEPGPCSPVSNGGASPLLLPVPSVPGPKYHLLAHTTLSLSHVQDSFRTHDLTISGNEECSYWLPLYGSMCCRLAAQPHCMTQQMMSGCLKVKQLGSDPQSWTKVYAVLKGTSLFCYHRQEDVEANVEPAFTIAINKETRIRASEKDPQSKVQNICISNQYGGEEVTHTLTTDSREDTHRWMEAFWQHFYDMSQWKQCCDDLMKIELPSPRKPAPVTPKQGSLYHEMAPLATPSSEGLLLQDNAVSAEIRALLSSYYNDR; the protein is encoded by the exons GACAGTGAcatccagaaaaagattgatCATGAGATCCGAATGCGCGACGGGGCCTGCAAGCTGCTGGCCGCCTGCTCCCAGAAAGACCAGGCGTTGGAGGCGGCGAAGAGCCTGCAGACGTGCAGCACTCGCATCATGGCCTACATGTCGGAGCTGCAGAGGATGAAGGAGGCGCAGGTCATGCAGAAGGTCACGAGGAGGTCGTCGGACGCAGGGCCAATGGACGACAGGCTACCATGCAAAGGAAAAGTGGCCATATCAG ATCTTCGGATCCCTCTCATGTGGAAAGACACAGAGTACTTCAAGAACAAAGGAG AGCTTCACCGGTGTGCAGTGTTCTGCCTGCTGCAGCTGGGTGGAGAGATCTTCGACACAGACATGGTGATAGTGGACCGGACACTCACCGATATTTGCTTTGACAACACCATCGTATT TAATGAGGCGAGCCCAGGTTTTGAGCTGCGGGTGGAGCTGTATAGCTGCTGCTCGGAGGACGACTACTCAGCAGGGAGCACGCCAAGGAAACTAGCCAGTAAACTGAGCTCGTCACTGGGGCGATCAGCTGGGAAGAAGCTCCGGGCAGCCATGGAGCCCGGGCCCTGTAGTCCTGTAAGCAATGGAGGGGCATCTCCTCTTCTGCTGCCAGTTCCCTCAGTGCC GGGCCCCAAGTACCACCTCTTAGCTCATACCACCCTGTCACTGTCACACGTCCAGGACAGCTTTCGCACACATGACCTCACCATCTCAGGCAACG AAGAGTGTTCGTATTGGCTGCCACTCTATGGCAGTATGTGTTGCCGCCTCGCAGCTCAGCCTCACTGTATGACCCAACAGATGATGAGTGGATGTTTAAAGGTTAAG CAGTTGGGAAGTGACCCTCAGAGTTGGACAAAAGTGTACGCCGTTCTAAAAGGAACAAGCCTTTTCTGCTACCACCGGCAAGAAGATGTGGAGGCTAACGTTGAGCCAGCTTTCACCATTGCCATCAACAAG GAGACCAGAATACGTGCGTCAGAGAAAGACCCTCAAAGTAAAGTTCAGAATATCTGTATCAGTAACCAGTACGGCGGCGAGGAGGTCACGCACACACTGACAACAGACAGCCGTGAGGACACACACCGGTGGATGGAGGCCTTTTGGCAGCATTTCTATGACATGA GTCAATGGAAACAGTGCTGTGATGACTTAATGAAAATTGAACTGCCATCGCCAAGAAAACCAGCTCCTGTCACACCAAAACAGGGTTCACTCTATCACGAAATGG CCCCTCTTGCTACACCCTCCTCTGAGGGTCTTCTGCTGCAGGATAACGCTGTGTCTGCTGAGATTCGTGCTCTGCTCTCATCCTATTACAACGACAGGTGA